From Phalacrocorax carbo chromosome 8, bPhaCar2.1, whole genome shotgun sequence, a single genomic window includes:
- the PRSS54 gene encoding inactive serine protease 54 has translation MGSTGYWQGHDGAGKAQQDEAHEKRVGTCGIQASLCPWRLVQKFVALQDTQHNLLVFGSILNKHWILSAAYSLQSRQQVLAMVGLSTMKRQWEDQPQYSISSVIPLKVFDEVTLYNNIGLLRTAAPLEFSSVFQPICFPHGSLSALDLMNCWGDAGNPVMCQISGPEKWVLKGVLSEGGMRCYGPFLYTPVSYYSDWILATSERTGPPAFPTLVRAQADPQAPPED, from the exons ATGGGGTCGACAGGGTACTGGCAGGGGCATGATGGAGCAGGCAAAGCGCAGCAGGATGAGGCCCATGAAAAGAGGGTGGGAA CCTGCGGGATCCAggccagcctgtgcccctggAGATTAGTGCAGAAGTTTGTGGCACTGCAGGACACGCAGCACAACCTCCTGGTCTTTGGCTCCATCCTGAACAAGCACTGGATCCTCAGTGCCGCATACAGCCTGCAGAGCAG ACAGCAGGTGCTGGCCATGGTTGGACTGAGCACCATGAAGAGGCAATGGGAGGACCAGCCCCAGTATTCAATCAGCTCTGTCATCCCCCTCAAGGTCTTTGATGAGGTGACACTCTACAACAACATTGGTCTGCTCAGGACAGCTGCCCCACTGGAGTTCAGCAGTGTCTTTCAGCCCATCTGCTTCCCCCACGGGAGCCTCTCTGCCTTGGACCTCATGAACTGCTGG gGTGATGCTGGCAACCCTGTCATGTGCCAGATTAGTGGGCCTGAGAAATGGGTCCTGAAAGGCGTTCTCAGTGAGGGTGGCATGAGATGCTACGGACCATTCCTGTACACCCCAGTGTCCTACTACAGCGACTGGATCTTGGCCACCTCCGAGAGGACAGGACCTCCTGCATTCCCCACACTAGTCAGGGCACAAGCTGATCCACAGGCTCCACCCGAAGACTAG
- the CFAP263 gene encoding coiled-coil domain-containing protein 113 isoform X1, whose amino-acid sequence MAERGLAVLPLPQLRARLREARDANALLQTEVEMFEKWYRKMEPCSLSLQLLSETHDAPLVLTQMRGRYKSKLHGATDYFVGLIVEQKCELAERELTEMKNEIQRMKEDSKQTLQNLEAVIEEADVWWADIKKAISDFEKDIISTTSSKKGSIIASEKLLRYMEKKNRQRDLLREKLCLKNYLLKCYKKKLQQQLRQKEQIGETFHEVRLQQMQVRNAQYQEKIAEKNEELLQLKITSGKTIQVLNFYRRKLQDAMETSTSLMKDISQRKELLEKIEREAALVEEQRAEAESVNRQLQKQLSDYSIPPVLSYVQKKTAVTDLENRLKAWERKVAVAEMSLQSYCRAWNQVKMSGNQH is encoded by the exons ATGGCGGAGCGGGGCCTGGCGGTGCTGCCGCTGCCGCAACTCCGGGCGCGGCTGCGGGAGGCTCG CGATGCCAATGCCCTGCTCCAAACTGAGGTGGAAATGTTTGAGAAGTGGTACCGTAAGATGGAGCCGTGCAGCCTgtctctccagctgctctctgAGACGCATGACGCCCCACTGGTGCTGACGCAG ATGCGTGGCAGGTACAAATCCAAGTTGCATGGTGCGACGGACTATTTTGTAGGCCTGATAGTGGAGCAGAAATGTGAGCTAGCTGAGCGGGAGCTGACTGAGATGAAGAATGAGATTCAGAGAATGAAGGAGGACTCAAAGCAGACTTTGCAGAACCTTGAG GCAGTCATAGAAGAAGCAGATGTTTGGTGGGCTGATATTAAGAAAGCCATCAGTGACTTTGAGAAAGACATCATCAGCACCACCTCCAGCAAGAAAGGGAGTATCATAGCTTCTGAGAAGCTGCTGAGATACATGGAGAAGAAGAACCGCCAGAGG gatcTGCTGAGAGAGAAGTTGtgcttaaaaaattatttgctcaaGTGTTACAagaagaagctgcagcagcagctcaggcag AAGGAGCAGATCGGAGAGACGTTCCATGAGGTCCGTTTGCAGCAGATGCAGGTTAGAAATGCCCAGTACCAGGAGAAGATTGCTGAGAAGAAcgaggagctgctgcagctaaAAATTACCTCAGGGAAGACTATCCAAGTCCTCAACTTCTATAGA AGGAAGCTGCAGGACGCCATGGAAACATCCACATCTTTGATGAAAGACATCTCCcagaggaaggagctgctggagaaaaTTGAAAGAGAAGCTGCCCTGGTGGAGGAG CAACGAGCTGAAGCTGAGAGTGTGAATcggcagctgcagaagcagctgtcaGACTACAGCATCCCCCCTGTGCTGAGTTATGTGCAGAAGAAGACAGCTGTTACTGACCTCGAAAACAGACTCAAGGCTTGGGAGAGGAAGGTGGCGGTTGCTGAG ATGTCCTTGCAAAGCTACTGCAGAGCCTGGAATCAGGTCAAGATGTCTGGTAACCAGCACTAG
- the CFAP263 gene encoding coiled-coil domain-containing protein 113 isoform X2, with protein sequence MRGRYKSKLHGATDYFVGLIVEQKCELAERELTEMKNEIQRMKEDSKQTLQNLEAVIEEADVWWADIKKAISDFEKDIISTTSSKKGSIIASEKLLRYMEKKNRQRDLLREKLCLKNYLLKCYKKKLQQQLRQKEQIGETFHEVRLQQMQVRNAQYQEKIAEKNEELLQLKITSGKTIQVLNFYRRKLQDAMETSTSLMKDISQRKELLEKIEREAALVEEQRAEAESVNRQLQKQLSDYSIPPVLSYVQKKTAVTDLENRLKAWERKVAVAEMSLQSYCRAWNQVKMSGNQH encoded by the exons ATGCGTGGCAGGTACAAATCCAAGTTGCATGGTGCGACGGACTATTTTGTAGGCCTGATAGTGGAGCAGAAATGTGAGCTAGCTGAGCGGGAGCTGACTGAGATGAAGAATGAGATTCAGAGAATGAAGGAGGACTCAAAGCAGACTTTGCAGAACCTTGAG GCAGTCATAGAAGAAGCAGATGTTTGGTGGGCTGATATTAAGAAAGCCATCAGTGACTTTGAGAAAGACATCATCAGCACCACCTCCAGCAAGAAAGGGAGTATCATAGCTTCTGAGAAGCTGCTGAGATACATGGAGAAGAAGAACCGCCAGAGG gatcTGCTGAGAGAGAAGTTGtgcttaaaaaattatttgctcaaGTGTTACAagaagaagctgcagcagcagctcaggcag AAGGAGCAGATCGGAGAGACGTTCCATGAGGTCCGTTTGCAGCAGATGCAGGTTAGAAATGCCCAGTACCAGGAGAAGATTGCTGAGAAGAAcgaggagctgctgcagctaaAAATTACCTCAGGGAAGACTATCCAAGTCCTCAACTTCTATAGA AGGAAGCTGCAGGACGCCATGGAAACATCCACATCTTTGATGAAAGACATCTCCcagaggaaggagctgctggagaaaaTTGAAAGAGAAGCTGCCCTGGTGGAGGAG CAACGAGCTGAAGCTGAGAGTGTGAATcggcagctgcagaagcagctgtcaGACTACAGCATCCCCCCTGTGCTGAGTTATGTGCAGAAGAAGACAGCTGTTACTGACCTCGAAAACAGACTCAAGGCTTGGGAGAGGAAGGTGGCGGTTGCTGAG ATGTCCTTGCAAAGCTACTGCAGAGCCTGGAATCAGGTCAAGATGTCTGGTAACCAGCACTAG